A single window of Microbispora hainanensis DNA harbors:
- a CDS encoding DUF3147 family protein, translating to MRLRLSELRRPPKRDWAVRFAFGVGVSALAGVVSVLAGPRAGGLFLAFPAILLASVTLVAKEEGVRQAVQDVGGATFGAIGLIGFAVVVALTVTAWPLWLSLTTATLSWAALSLALYATVTRLRR from the coding sequence GTGCGGCTGCGGCTCAGCGAGCTGCGGCGGCCGCCCAAGCGGGACTGGGCGGTCCGGTTCGCGTTCGGCGTGGGAGTGTCGGCGCTCGCCGGGGTGGTGTCCGTGCTGGCCGGCCCGCGCGCGGGCGGGCTCTTCCTCGCGTTCCCGGCGATCCTGCTGGCGAGCGTCACCCTCGTCGCCAAGGAGGAGGGCGTGCGCCAGGCCGTACAGGACGTGGGGGGTGCGACCTTCGGCGCCATCGGCCTGATCGGCTTCGCCGTCGTCGTCGCGCTCACCGTGACCGCCTGGCCGCTGTGGCTGTCCCTCACGACCGCCACCCTGAGCTGGGCGGCCCTCTCCCTGGCCCTGTACGCCACCGTGACCCGGCTCCGCCGCTGA
- the cydB gene encoding cytochrome d ubiquinol oxidase subunit II: MTFGLVWPALLGLLLAGYFVLAGFDYGVQMLAPRLGRDDRERRALLNAFGPFFLGNEVWLVAAAGVLFGAFPLLEGRLLSGMYFPFAAILVGIVVGNTAVQLRSRHRSATARRLWDGLIFLGGLVPAVGWGLVTGRLLAGVPLDARNVFSIGPADLLHPFVLLCGATTTAVFLAHGAAFLAWRTGGAPGARAARAGCRALLVAAVAAAAVLVTGFLSSARHALVNPWPALATGGALVVVLLTGAALLRAGRTGRAFAATSCAAALPVVALGAGLHPFALVTSGAPGTSGTGLRLAEAMADAGTLRILTVFAAVMVPLMVLSQVWNWWMFRDRAGRTRTYL; this comes from the coding sequence GTGACTTTCGGACTCGTGTGGCCGGCCCTGCTCGGGCTGCTGCTCGCCGGTTATTTCGTCCTGGCCGGCTTCGACTACGGCGTGCAGATGCTCGCTCCCCGGCTCGGCCGCGACGACCGCGAGCGGCGCGCGCTGCTCAACGCCTTCGGCCCGTTCTTCCTCGGCAACGAGGTCTGGCTGGTGGCCGCGGCGGGCGTGCTGTTCGGCGCCTTCCCCTTGCTGGAAGGGCGGCTGCTGTCCGGGATGTACTTCCCGTTCGCGGCGATCCTGGTCGGCATCGTCGTCGGCAACACCGCCGTACAGTTGCGCAGCCGCCACCGGAGCGCCACGGCACGCCGGCTCTGGGATGGGTTGATCTTCCTGGGCGGGCTGGTGCCCGCCGTGGGGTGGGGGCTCGTGACCGGCCGCCTCCTCGCCGGGGTGCCGCTGGACGCCCGGAACGTCTTCTCGATCGGACCGGCCGACCTGCTCCACCCCTTCGTGCTGCTGTGCGGCGCCACGACCACGGCGGTGTTCCTCGCGCACGGGGCGGCCTTCCTGGCCTGGCGAACCGGCGGCGCGCCGGGCGCGCGGGCCGCGCGGGCCGGCTGCCGCGCCCTGCTCGTGGCGGCCGTGGCGGCGGCGGCCGTCCTCGTCACCGGCTTCCTCTCCTCGGCGCGGCACGCCCTCGTCAACCCGTGGCCCGCCCTCGCGACGGGCGGGGCCCTTGTGGTCGTGCTCCTCACCGGGGCGGCTCTGCTGCGCGCGGGCCGTACGGGCCGTGCCTTCGCCGCGACCTCGTGTGCGGCCGCCCTGCCCGTCGTGGCACTCGGTGCGGGCCTGCACCCCTTCGCGCTGGTCACCTCCGGCGCCCCCGGCACCTCCGGCACCGGCCTGCGGCTGGCGGAGGCGATGGCGGATGCGGGCACCCTGCGGATTCTGACGGTCTTCGCCGCGGTCATGGTGCCGCTGATGGTGCTTTCCCAGGTCTGGAACTGGTGGATGTTCCGCGACCGGGCCGGTCGTACGCGGACGTACCTGTAG
- a CDS encoding DUF3147 family protein codes for MTGQIVEVVVKALAGGVFVLAFAALAEMLTPKRLAGVFCAAPSVALASLIVTAAITGVPDVLASAQGMQIGAVGFTLYCLIAAPLLRRWGAWRGALAALAVWGVVVAAGYALAPQGLLGVRTTAVPGPRPQPTALDLAPPPAHPS; via the coding sequence ATGACCGGCCAGATCGTGGAGGTCGTCGTGAAGGCGCTGGCCGGGGGCGTCTTCGTGCTGGCCTTCGCGGCGCTGGCCGAGATGCTGACGCCGAAACGGCTCGCCGGGGTGTTCTGCGCCGCCCCTTCGGTGGCCCTGGCCAGCCTCATCGTCACCGCCGCCATCACCGGTGTGCCCGACGTCCTCGCCTCGGCTCAGGGCATGCAGATCGGCGCGGTCGGGTTCACCCTCTATTGCTTGATCGCCGCTCCTCTGCTGCGCAGGTGGGGCGCCTGGCGGGGGGCGCTGGCCGCGCTCGCCGTCTGGGGCGTCGTCGTGGCCGCCGGGTACGCCCTGGCGCCGCAGGGCCTGCTCGGCGTCCGGACGACGGCGGTCCCCGGTCCACGCCCCCAACCGACGGCACTGGACCTCGCCCCGCCACCGGCGCACCCGTCATGA
- a CDS encoding response regulator — MSRILVVDDEPQILRALRINLAARGYEVAVAADGGSALREAADRRPDLIVLDLGLPDMDGVDVIHGVRGWSSVPIIVLSGRSGNQDKIDALDAGADDYVTKPFGVDELLARVRAVTRRTGSRESEPARVSIGEHVIDLAEKTVSGDVRLTPTEWHILELLVRNPGKLISQRQLLREVWGTQYVKETHYLRQYMAQLRRKLEKDPAHPVHLITEPGMGYRFTS, encoded by the coding sequence ATGAGCCGGATCCTCGTCGTCGACGACGAGCCGCAGATCCTCCGCGCGCTGCGGATCAACCTGGCGGCGCGCGGGTATGAGGTCGCCGTCGCGGCGGACGGCGGCTCCGCGTTGCGCGAGGCCGCGGACCGGCGTCCCGACCTGATCGTGCTGGACCTCGGGCTGCCCGACATGGACGGAGTCGACGTCATCCACGGCGTACGCGGCTGGAGCAGCGTGCCGATCATCGTGCTGTCGGGACGCAGCGGCAACCAGGACAAGATCGACGCGCTGGACGCCGGGGCGGACGACTACGTCACCAAGCCCTTCGGGGTGGACGAGCTGCTGGCCCGCGTACGCGCGGTGACCCGGCGCACCGGCTCCCGGGAGAGCGAGCCCGCCCGTGTGAGCATCGGGGAGCACGTGATCGACCTCGCCGAGAAGACCGTTTCCGGCGACGTACGGCTGACCCCGACCGAATGGCACATCCTCGAACTGCTCGTGCGCAATCCCGGCAAGCTGATCAGCCAGCGGCAGCTGCTGCGCGAGGTGTGGGGCACGCAGTACGTCAAGGAGACGCATTACCTGCGGCAGTACATGGCTCAGCTCCGGCGCAAGCTGGAGAAGGATCCCGCCCACCCCGTCCACCTGATCACCGAGCCCGGCATGGGCTACCGCTTCACCTCCTGA
- a CDS encoding NAD(P)/FAD-dependent oxidoreductase: MSAQHEAGAATTHRVVILGAGYAGLSAAIQLGTRVKPGGNVRVTLVNAQERFTERLRLHMTASGQRLAELSIPELLEGTAAHFERGWVTAVDVNAKTVRIDDERVLPYDTLVYALGGVADTAAVPGVEDHAYTLNTAQDAEVLADRLSGLGSGTVVVVGSGLTGVESAAEIAERHPELRVVLLGRGEPGAAMNPKARAYVRAALDRLKVQVRSGVEVVKVLPGMVKLAGGESVPADAVLWTSGTRVSPLASAAGLTVDDHGRVVTDAALRSVSHPEVYAVGDAAAIRQGYGVMHGTCQGGMPTGVHAALSILRTLKGKRPKPFRFGYYHTPVSLGRNDAVVQFTHPDDSPRRLYLTGRVAMRYKETVTAAPWPTWGRMKKMPASGAFWPRGGRFTRVREA, encoded by the coding sequence ATGAGCGCACAGCACGAAGCCGGGGCGGCGACCACCCACCGAGTGGTGATCCTCGGGGCGGGATACGCGGGCCTGTCCGCGGCGATCCAGCTCGGGACGAGGGTCAAGCCGGGCGGCAACGTTCGGGTGACCCTGGTGAACGCGCAGGAGCGGTTCACCGAGCGGCTGCGGCTGCACATGACGGCGAGCGGGCAGCGGCTCGCCGAGCTGAGCATCCCCGAGCTGCTGGAGGGCACGGCCGCGCACTTCGAGCGCGGGTGGGTGACGGCGGTGGACGTGAACGCGAAGACCGTGCGGATCGACGACGAACGCGTCCTGCCCTACGACACGCTCGTGTACGCGCTGGGCGGCGTGGCCGACACGGCGGCGGTCCCGGGAGTCGAGGACCACGCCTACACCCTGAACACCGCCCAGGACGCCGAGGTGCTGGCCGACCGGCTGTCGGGGCTCGGCAGCGGCACGGTGGTGGTCGTCGGCAGCGGGCTGACCGGTGTCGAGTCGGCCGCGGAGATCGCCGAGCGGCACCCGGAGCTGCGCGTCGTGCTGCTGGGCCGCGGCGAACCCGGTGCGGCCATGAACCCGAAGGCCAGGGCTTATGTGCGGGCCGCGCTCGACCGCCTGAAGGTGCAGGTGCGCAGCGGAGTCGAGGTGGTGAAGGTGCTGCCCGGCATGGTCAAGCTGGCCGGCGGGGAGAGCGTGCCGGCCGACGCCGTCCTGTGGACGAGCGGCACGCGGGTGTCGCCGCTGGCGTCCGCCGCCGGGCTGACCGTCGACGACCACGGCCGGGTCGTCACCGACGCCGCGCTGCGGTCGGTGTCCCACCCCGAGGTGTACGCCGTGGGTGACGCGGCGGCGATCCGTCAGGGCTACGGCGTCATGCACGGCACCTGCCAGGGCGGCATGCCGACCGGTGTGCACGCCGCGCTGTCGATCCTCCGGACGCTGAAGGGCAAGCGGCCCAAGCCGTTCCGCTTCGGCTATTACCACACGCCGGTCAGCCTGGGCCGGAACGACGCGGTCGTGCAGTTCACCCACCCCGACGACAGCCCCCGGCGGCTGTATCTGACGGGCCGCGTCGCCATGCGATACAAGGAGACGGTGACCGCAGCACCATGGCCCACGTGGGGCCGCATGAAGAAGATGCCCGCCTCGGGCGCGTTCTGGCCCCGCGGTGGCCGCTTCACCCGCGTGCGGGAGGCGTGA
- a CDS encoding (2Fe-2S)-binding protein — translation MTTTETKECGVLLDTLSSHLEGLAAERGGVLGVLPGLVADDSPGWTPAAALVREPYEGLLALVDETAARWSAPRHVAAALLWKTYGYWHTMPMALGWGLGRRVPLMRLEDTLVRPSAAGVTVAASRVTVAVLPGDPLAGAEGTVVVPDLAAAIREALLESQYPFVRALGTLTKVGERTLWGSTAEAFAHPLLTIGPYAEAARLLDEIGPPVAGLLTPDGDGYRRRTCCLWVTLPDAEVCSTCCVS, via the coding sequence ATGACCACCACTGAGACCAAGGAGTGCGGAGTGCTGCTCGACACCCTTTCCAGCCATCTGGAAGGCCTCGCGGCGGAGCGCGGCGGCGTGCTGGGGGTGCTGCCCGGGCTGGTCGCCGACGACTCCCCCGGCTGGACCCCTGCCGCCGCCCTGGTGCGAGAGCCGTACGAGGGACTGCTCGCGCTGGTGGACGAGACGGCCGCACGCTGGAGCGCGCCGCGTCACGTGGCGGCGGCGCTGCTGTGGAAGACCTACGGCTACTGGCACACGATGCCGATGGCCCTGGGCTGGGGTCTCGGCCGCCGGGTGCCGCTGATGCGCCTGGAGGACACGCTGGTCAGGCCGTCCGCCGCGGGGGTGACGGTGGCGGCGTCGCGGGTGACCGTGGCCGTGCTCCCCGGCGACCCGCTGGCCGGAGCCGAGGGCACCGTCGTCGTGCCCGACCTCGCGGCGGCCATCAGGGAGGCGCTCCTGGAGAGCCAGTATCCGTTCGTCAGGGCGCTCGGCACCCTGACCAAGGTGGGCGAGCGCACCCTGTGGGGCTCGACCGCGGAGGCGTTCGCCCACCCGCTGCTCACGATCGGTCCGTACGCCGAGGCGGCCCGCCTGCTGGACGAGATCGGGCCGCCGGTGGCCGGACTGCTAACGCCCGACGGCGACGGATATCGCCGCCGCACGTGCTGCCTGTGGGTCACGCTGCCGGACGCCGAGGTCTGCTCCACCTGCTGCGTGTCCTGA
- a CDS encoding GNAT family N-acetyltransferase produces MTTEAHTTAPARRAAVWEQTVEGFGTFRIVPVDPPADADLIHSWVTEERARFWGMLDASRERVLEIYDYLDGLATHHAYLVCRDDRPVALFQTYEPEADPVGECYDVQPGDFGVHLLVGPATGKGERGFTPALLSVLLAYVFADPRHTRIVAEPDTRNDKVIDRMLRTGFTLGPEIDLPDKRARLLFLARDHHR; encoded by the coding sequence ATGACGACTGAGGCGCACACCACGGCCCCCGCACGGCGTGCGGCCGTGTGGGAACAGACGGTCGAGGGGTTCGGCACCTTCCGCATCGTGCCGGTGGACCCGCCGGCCGACGCCGATCTCATCCACTCCTGGGTCACCGAGGAGCGGGCCCGGTTCTGGGGCATGCTCGACGCGAGCCGCGAGCGGGTGCTGGAGATCTACGACTATCTGGATGGCCTCGCCACCCATCACGCCTATCTCGTGTGCCGCGACGACCGGCCGGTGGCGCTCTTCCAGACATACGAGCCGGAGGCCGACCCGGTCGGGGAGTGCTACGACGTCCAGCCGGGCGACTTCGGCGTCCACCTGCTCGTCGGGCCGGCGACGGGGAAGGGCGAGCGCGGCTTCACCCCCGCCCTGCTGTCCGTGCTCCTGGCGTACGTGTTCGCCGACCCGCGCCACACCCGGATCGTCGCCGAGCCGGACACCCGCAACGACAAGGTGATCGACCGGATGCTGCGGACCGGCTTCACGCTCGGGCCCGAGATCGACCTGCCGGACAAGCGGGCCCGGCTGCTCTTCCTCGCCAGAGACCACCACCGATGA
- a CDS encoding cytochrome ubiquinol oxidase subunit I yields MTDETLARLQFATTAGFHWLFVMLTLGLAPLIAVMHTRHALRGAPLLERMTRFWGQIYVVNYALGVVTGLVMEFQFGLAWSGLAEYAGNVFGAPLALETIVAFFAESTFLGMWIFGWGKLPKAVHVTLIWLVTLTAYASAYWIMVANGFLQHPVGHEVRGGVAYLTDFGALLTNPNAINALVHAATAALMTGGVFVAGVSSYHFLKRTAEREFFRASLRLGLFVATPAAFVALYYGFVQIPTLVDTQPMKAATLQGHIDDLGSLRVEDVQAHLVQRFGAGDYRPPAWIATAFDVMQDVGYLIFLLIVVALVLLYRDWYLRFRPAAYLMLVAVPLPFVAALGGWLLREVGRQPWAVYGELTTAAARSPVGSMTASLILFCGVFLALAVADVALIVRYARRGPAGTDLGGAPGDGQPERPASSLAL; encoded by the coding sequence GTGACGGACGAGACGCTGGCACGCCTCCAGTTCGCGACGACGGCCGGCTTCCACTGGCTGTTCGTCATGCTCACCCTCGGCCTCGCCCCGTTGATCGCGGTGATGCACACCCGGCACGCCCTCCGGGGCGCACCGCTCCTGGAGCGCATGACCCGGTTCTGGGGACAGATCTACGTCGTGAACTACGCACTGGGCGTCGTCACCGGCCTGGTCATGGAGTTCCAGTTCGGGCTGGCCTGGAGCGGGCTGGCCGAGTACGCCGGCAACGTCTTCGGCGCTCCGCTCGCACTGGAGACGATCGTCGCCTTCTTCGCCGAGTCCACCTTCCTGGGCATGTGGATCTTCGGCTGGGGGAAGCTGCCCAAGGCGGTGCACGTCACGCTGATCTGGCTGGTCACCCTCACCGCGTACGCCTCGGCGTACTGGATCATGGTGGCCAACGGCTTCCTGCAGCACCCGGTGGGGCACGAAGTGCGCGGCGGCGTCGCCTACCTCACCGACTTCGGCGCCCTGCTCACCAACCCCAACGCGATCAACGCGCTGGTGCACGCGGCCACCGCCGCGCTGATGACCGGTGGAGTGTTCGTGGCGGGGGTGAGCTCCTACCACTTCCTCAAGCGCACGGCGGAGCGGGAGTTCTTCCGCGCCTCGCTGCGGCTCGGTCTGTTCGTGGCCACGCCCGCGGCGTTCGTGGCGCTCTACTACGGGTTCGTGCAGATCCCGACGCTCGTGGACACCCAGCCGATGAAGGCGGCGACCCTGCAGGGCCACATCGACGACCTCGGCTCCCTGCGCGTCGAGGACGTGCAGGCGCACCTGGTGCAGCGGTTCGGCGCGGGCGACTACCGGCCGCCCGCCTGGATCGCCACCGCCTTCGACGTCATGCAGGACGTCGGCTATCTGATCTTCCTGCTGATCGTCGTGGCCCTCGTCCTGCTCTACCGGGACTGGTACCTCCGGTTCCGCCCGGCGGCCTACCTGATGCTGGTCGCCGTCCCCCTGCCCTTCGTCGCCGCGCTCGGCGGATGGCTGCTGCGCGAGGTGGGGCGCCAGCCGTGGGCGGTGTACGGCGAGCTCACAACGGCCGCCGCGCGGTCGCCCGTCGGCTCGATGACGGCGTCCCTGATCCTGTTCTGCGGGGTGTTCCTCGCGCTTGCGGTCGCCGATGTGGCGCTGATCGTCCGGTACGCCCGCCGCGGCCCGGCAGGCACCGACCTGGGGGGCGCACCCGGCGACGGGCAGCCGGAGCGGCCCGCCTCGTCGCTCGCTTTGTGA
- a CDS encoding sensor histidine kinase — MPRGRLRIYLGAAPGVGKTYAMLCEGHRRGERGTDVVVGLVETHGRARTAELLEGLEIVPRRTVTYRGAAFTELDVDAVIARRPSVALVDELAHTNAPGSRNAKRWQDIDDLLDAGIDVISTVNIQHLESVNDVVQHITGIPQRETVPDEVVRRADQVELVDMAPEALRRRLAHGNVYLPEKVDAALANYFRVGNLTALRELALLWLADEVDEQLDRYRAEHGIADTWEARERVVVALTGGPEGDTLVRRAARIAARTKGADLLAVHVTRADGLASGGDPALLARQRALVESMGGTYHQVVGDDIPRALLDFARGVNATQLVLGASRRGRIAQIFGRGVGVETTARSGSIDVHMITHEQVKKGREGPQRSRAALTRRRRLTGWAVALTGLPLLTAVLLPFRDTLSLPSFILLFLTTVVGVALIGGMWPAITAAVAGSLLINFFFTPPTHTLTIADPENLFALAVFVVVAAAVSMIVDVAARRTREAARAGADAEILSALAGHVLRGEGAVPSLLARTRETFGLVSVTLLERRPEAGQGPDDRSDPASWRIVATSGGEPCTCPDAAGTDVDIDGDLVLAARGRLLDASERRVIEAFAAQMAVALRQERLEEEAGQARPLAEADRMRTALLAAVSHDLRTPLAAAKASVESLRATDVEWSPEDRAELLEAADESLARLDRLVANLLDMSRLQAGVLGVAAQPVAVEEVVPRAVDDLGPLAAEVKIDIPHDLPEVVADPALLERVLANLVGNAVRYTPAGENVLVTASRYGDRAEIRIIDRGPGVPRDAYDRIFLPFQRLGDRDNHSGVGLGLALARGLTEAMGGRLSPDETPGGGLTMILTLPVAVHLHDLRESPADLGGAAS; from the coding sequence ATGCCACGCGGGCGGCTGCGGATCTACCTCGGCGCGGCACCCGGGGTCGGGAAGACGTACGCCATGCTGTGCGAGGGCCACCGCCGCGGCGAACGCGGCACGGACGTCGTGGTCGGCCTGGTGGAGACCCACGGCCGCGCTCGCACCGCGGAGCTGCTGGAGGGGCTGGAGATCGTCCCCCGCAGGACCGTGACGTACCGGGGTGCGGCCTTCACCGAGCTGGACGTCGACGCGGTGATCGCCCGGCGCCCGAGCGTCGCCCTGGTCGACGAGTTGGCGCACACCAACGCGCCGGGCTCGCGCAACGCCAAGCGCTGGCAGGACATCGACGACCTGCTCGACGCCGGGATCGACGTGATCTCCACGGTCAACATCCAGCACCTGGAGTCGGTCAACGACGTCGTCCAGCACATCACCGGCATTCCGCAGCGCGAGACCGTGCCCGACGAGGTCGTACGGCGGGCCGACCAGGTCGAGCTGGTCGACATGGCTCCTGAGGCGCTGCGGCGGCGGCTCGCGCACGGCAACGTGTATCTGCCGGAGAAGGTGGACGCCGCGCTCGCCAACTATTTCCGCGTCGGCAACCTCACCGCGCTGCGCGAGCTGGCCCTGCTGTGGCTCGCCGACGAGGTGGACGAGCAGCTCGACCGCTACCGGGCCGAGCACGGCATCGCCGACACGTGGGAGGCGCGCGAGCGGGTCGTCGTCGCGCTGACCGGGGGACCGGAGGGCGACACCCTCGTCCGGCGCGCGGCCCGCATCGCCGCCCGCACCAAGGGCGCCGACCTGCTCGCCGTTCACGTCACCCGGGCGGACGGGCTCGCCTCCGGGGGCGACCCGGCGCTGCTGGCGCGCCAGCGCGCCCTCGTGGAGAGCATGGGCGGCACCTATCACCAGGTCGTCGGCGACGACATCCCCCGCGCGCTGCTCGACTTCGCCCGCGGCGTCAACGCCACCCAGCTCGTGCTCGGCGCCTCCCGGCGCGGCCGGATCGCGCAGATCTTCGGCCGAGGGGTGGGCGTCGAGACGACCGCCAGGTCGGGCTCGATCGACGTCCACATGATCACGCACGAGCAGGTCAAGAAGGGACGGGAGGGCCCGCAGCGGTCGCGGGCGGCCCTCACCCGGCGGCGCAGGCTGACGGGGTGGGCCGTCGCGCTCACCGGCCTGCCGCTGCTCACCGCCGTCCTGCTGCCCTTCCGGGACACACTGTCGCTGCCGAGCTTCATCCTGCTGTTCCTGACCACCGTCGTGGGCGTGGCACTGATCGGCGGCATGTGGCCGGCGATCACGGCGGCGGTCGCCGGATCACTGCTGATCAACTTCTTCTTCACCCCGCCGACGCACACGCTGACGATCGCCGACCCGGAGAACCTCTTCGCCCTGGCCGTCTTCGTCGTCGTCGCGGCGGCGGTCAGCATGATCGTGGACGTGGCGGCCCGCCGTACGCGGGAGGCGGCCCGCGCAGGGGCGGACGCCGAGATCCTGTCCGCGCTGGCCGGGCACGTGCTGCGCGGCGAGGGAGCCGTGCCGTCCCTGCTCGCGCGTACGCGGGAGACGTTCGGCCTGGTCTCGGTCACCCTGCTGGAACGGCGGCCCGAGGCGGGACAGGGGCCGGACGACCGGTCCGACCCCGCCTCGTGGCGGATCGTCGCCACCTCGGGGGGAGAGCCGTGCACCTGCCCGGACGCCGCGGGCACCGACGTGGACATCGACGGCGACCTCGTGCTCGCCGCGCGCGGTCGGCTGCTCGACGCCTCCGAGCGCCGCGTCATCGAGGCGTTCGCCGCGCAGATGGCCGTCGCCCTGCGGCAGGAACGGCTGGAGGAGGAGGCCGGGCAGGCCAGGCCGCTCGCGGAGGCCGACCGGATGCGCACCGCGCTGCTCGCGGCGGTCAGCCACGACCTGCGCACCCCGCTGGCCGCGGCGAAGGCATCCGTGGAGAGTCTGCGCGCCACCGACGTCGAGTGGTCCCCGGAGGACCGCGCCGAGCTGCTGGAGGCCGCGGACGAGTCGCTGGCCAGACTCGACCGCCTGGTGGCCAACCTGCTCGACATGAGCCGCCTGCAGGCCGGGGTGCTCGGCGTGGCCGCCCAGCCGGTCGCCGTCGAGGAGGTCGTGCCCCGGGCGGTGGACGACCTCGGGCCGCTCGCCGCCGAGGTGAAGATCGACATCCCGCACGACCTCCCCGAGGTCGTCGCCGATCCGGCGCTGCTGGAGCGGGTGCTCGCCAACCTCGTCGGCAACGCCGTCCGCTACACCCCCGCAGGAGAGAACGTGCTCGTCACCGCCAGCAGATACGGAGACCGGGCCGAGATCCGGATAATCGACCGCGGGCCCGGTGTGCCGCGCGACGCCTACGACCGGATCTTCCTGCCCTTCCAGCGGCTGGGCGACCGGGACAACCACAGCGGCGTCGGGCTGGGCCTGGCCCTGGCGCGCGGACTGACCGAGGCGATGGGAGGCCGGTTGTCACCCGACGAGACACCCGGGGGAGGGCTCACCATGATCCTGACCCTGCCCGTCGCCGTACACCTCCACGACCTGCGTGAGAGCCCCGCGGATCTGGGGGGTGCGGCGTCATGA
- a CDS encoding RNA polymerase sigma-70 factor, which produces MTELPGVAEPSGMTGPPDMPQPPGVSETPGMTGPPGVAELSGMGLPPGMTRRPGITQPGDLDQQVFVQHRNLLFSVAYRILGSAADAEDAVQDAWLNWSAADRSQVADPKAYLTRIVSNVALERLRSTQRKREAYVGPWLPEPILTSADTAETIADADSVSMAMLVVLETLSPLERAVFVLKEVFDFSHAEIAEAVERSEAAVRQAAHRAREHVAARRPRFAADRSRQRQVTERFFAAATGGDMNALMELLSPDVTLWTDGGGKVRQALRPVIGAATVAAWFASIGTVSYQGVEPADMNAELVEINGGPGIVFGAPGRVIATVTFDFDTDGRITTIHNVANPDKLQAVADGTPRNLGTR; this is translated from the coding sequence ATGACCGAGCTCCCCGGCGTGGCCGAGCCCTCCGGCATGACCGGGCCTCCCGACATGCCCCAGCCTCCCGGCGTGAGCGAGACTCCTGGCATGACCGGGCCTCCCGGCGTGGCCGAGCTCTCCGGCATGGGCCTGCCTCCCGGTATGACCCGGCGTCCCGGCATCACGCAGCCTGGCGACCTCGACCAGCAGGTGTTCGTGCAGCATCGCAACCTGCTGTTCTCGGTGGCCTACCGCATCCTCGGCTCCGCGGCCGACGCCGAGGACGCGGTCCAGGACGCCTGGCTCAACTGGTCGGCGGCCGACCGTTCGCAGGTGGCCGACCCGAAGGCGTACCTGACGCGGATCGTGTCGAACGTGGCGCTGGAGCGCTTGCGCTCCACGCAGCGCAAGCGTGAGGCCTACGTGGGGCCGTGGCTGCCGGAGCCCATCCTGACCAGCGCAGACACCGCCGAGACCATCGCCGACGCCGATTCGGTGTCGATGGCGATGCTCGTGGTGCTTGAGACGCTGAGCCCGCTTGAGCGCGCGGTGTTCGTGCTCAAGGAGGTCTTCGACTTCAGCCACGCCGAGATCGCGGAGGCGGTCGAGCGTTCCGAGGCCGCCGTACGGCAGGCCGCGCACCGCGCCCGCGAGCACGTGGCGGCCCGGCGGCCGCGCTTCGCGGCGGACCGGTCGCGGCAGCGTCAGGTCACCGAGCGGTTCTTCGCCGCCGCGACCGGCGGTGACATGAATGCTTTGATGGAGCTGCTGTCCCCGGACGTCACCCTGTGGACGGACGGCGGCGGCAAGGTACGCCAGGCCCTGCGCCCGGTCATCGGCGCGGCGACGGTGGCCGCCTGGTTCGCCTCCATCGGCACGGTCAGCTACCAGGGCGTCGAGCCCGCAGACATGAACGCCGAGCTCGTCGAGATCAACGGCGGTCCCGGCATCGTCTTCGGCGCCCCGGGTCGCGTGATCGCCACCGTCACCTTCGATTTCGACACCGACGGCCGGATCACCACCATCCACAACGTGGCCAACCCGGACAAGCTCCAGGCGGTCGCGGATGGCACTCCCCGCAATCTCGGGACGCGGTGA
- a CDS encoding potassium-transporting ATPase subunit C, which yields MTRERGRDVRGVRALIAAAHTTGRAPGFLGSPA from the coding sequence GTGACCAGGGAACGGGGGCGGGACGTACGCGGGGTGCGGGCGCTGATCGCGGCCGCGCACACGACCGGCCGCGCGCCGGGCTTCCTGGGGAGCCCGGCGTGA